AACGCGCCATTCGCGCGGGCGCGCGCGGCTACATCACCAAGCAGGAAGCCACCAAGAAAATCATGGTCGCCATCCGGCAAGTGCTGAGCGGAGAAATTTATTGGAGCGAACGCGCCGCGGCCCAGGTCGCTTCCAAAATCGCGCGGGCAACGCGCGCGGCCACCACGTCTTCGGTGGACACGCTGGCGGACCGTGAATTGCAGGTCTTCGAATTGATCGGCGCGGGCCAAAGCACGCGGCAGATCGCGGCCGCGCTGCACATTGACGTCAGCACCGTCGAAACTTACCGCGCCCGCATCAAGGAAAAGTTGAACCTGGACGATTCCCTCGCGCTGCTGCAATTCGCCATCCGCTGGAACATCGCCAACGCGACCGGCGCGGAGTAAAGGCGATTGCGGAAACACGACTGCAAACAATATGCCAATGTTTCTCGCCGAGATCGGTCGTTCTTGTCGTATGCTTCCGTTAAGCTTTTTGCTTTTCTTGCTTGGAACTCCACTCTTAAGCCATGCCAGCCTGACAATAACGGTTTATCATAACGATGCGATTTATCTGGCAAGCGACTCGCTGG
The sequence above is a segment of the Verrucomicrobiia bacterium genome. Coding sequences within it:
- a CDS encoding response regulator transcription factor, producing the protein MSGLNNSKQPNQRNEVRILIVDDHPLVRLSLREVIKRESDLFVCGEAEDREQALELVASAKPHLAIVDLTLKSSNGMDLIKDLRDRFPKVQILVLSMHDEALHAERAIRAGARGYITKQEATKKIMVAIRQVLSGEIYWSERAAAQVASKIARATRAATTSSVDTLADRELQVFELIGAGQSTRQIAAALHIDVSTVETYRARIKEKLNLDDSLALLQFAIRWNIANATGAE